GTTTTATGAGTAGCAATATGTGTTGCAGTCCAAATGCAATAAGATGATGAGAATTAGATAGATGTTTGATGGGATTGATATATCTATGTTATGTTCAATGGCGAACATGTTCATGTAGTATAATCTTaagaattttgagaagttaaattttaaaatcaagATGGACCGAACGATCACCATGTCTCTTCTATCATGCGGAAGTTCTTTCTTATAGTGCCACATATGTATGACTAATTTGCGTTTATGCCGCTACTAACATTATAGCTCCTAAACTTCATTTCTTGACATAAAAATACTTGACCTTTACGttttataacattaaaatccAAATCAACACAGATCTGCTGTGAAATTAACGAAATGATGAGGGTATAATAGGTTATTGACCATAATTACGTTGACATGGATAAAAAAAGAAGTCAATATGTAGTCAAATTTGTCCAAGTCatcttttctttaatttttttttttttttataatgattcTAATCTAGTTGTCTGATTATATTGATGGTTCATGTGTGTAGGCACAAAACAGGAGGCAACCATGGTCTGTGATCCAGGGGCACCCTCCACCACCCAATGCTGTTCAGTGAAGTAGCCTTCATAGGGAAAATTTCCACTACGGTCCCGGACCACTCAAATTGGATCACATCAGCAGCGCAACCTGAGCGGTCCCTGACCACAGTAGAATCACTCCCTTCAAAGATATCTCATCCCTAACAATGCTGGTAGAGGGATATGGTGGTTTCTATAGAGGATAGTTTCCCAGCCATAACGCGATTGATCGGTAATAACTTTTAGTTCAATGTACATGAGACATAGGCAAGGCTTTTTTCgaagtaatttaaaatttagccATAATTCTAACTCCCTTTTCTTCTGTCAAATTAGTCTTTGTTAGGAACACAGAAATTGTATGATCCATTACCTGCAGATTTTGTTACTAATATGCAAGTAAGCAATTTGTTTATTGAAGACTTCCTATGCTTACTTTTCTTTTTACTCGACTTCTGCTTTAGCTTTTCGCAGTCCCTCAAAAATTTATCGAATGAATTTCgtatattatttttctttactGCTTTTTGTGTCGTACTAAGGATCAATAAGCTCTGGTCTTAGTATAGTATAATTCTAGCAACTTTTTGGTTATTATTGAGCATCTGATGGGATTTGCACTGAATTTAAGTGGAAAGTTACTGTTCTGCACTATCTTAGGACTAAGTCAGCATCAACTTTTTAATTGACATTGGATCGATTTTAGTGCTATTTCACAATTTCTTTTGGCTAATATAAAACTCTTGTCTTTGTTATCATTTATTTAGGAGTGATCAAGTTGATGAAGTCTATGTCAAATATTAAATTGTTTACCATGTGTTTCTCGAGATGTTATAAAAGAGGTCTTGGACCCTTCTCTCTATGATACAGCGTATCAACCTAAATCACATTGCTGATGGAAAGAGGACCAAATCGATTGCGATATATCTGGTTGGATTAGAGTTAAGTTCCTTTGTAAAAATAGGCGTGTGTGAATTCTGTCCTTTTCGTTTCGTAGATAAAATTCTTCAACTGTGCtatgtaaaattaaaattaaagtttacaaatcaacaaaaaattgtaaaactaaaaaaattaaagaaatgaCATCTGAACAAGGTTGATTAcatcattgttttttttatctacgtcaccaaaaaaaaattatgactaAAGTATTTATTCTACCTTTATTATTTCGTTAattttttaatagaatttttttttgtttgatttaCATTTTAATGTAAAATCTGAACATTTGTATGCTAAGAAATGAAATTTAGAGGTTATGTAATGATATTTTTTCGGTTCATATTATTTGTCACATTTGATCAAGTCACAATCATTGACTTGGATTGAATTTTTATAAATAGACTAAAACATTTTACGtctctttttattaataatcttAATTTTCCATAATATTCGTTAAATTACATTACTCTTCacactttgaaaatttaaaatgaaaaaaaagtaataatgtCAAACTCATTAAGgagtaaaataggaaaaaaaatatattgaaaatctaaggtgacaaataatatgaaCCAATAACAATCTTCTCTCTATCAAATAATATGAACCCCGAATGTAGTATAATATTAGTATTGTTATAATTCAAGAAGAATAATTGTAATTTGCCTTAAAAATCATGTTTGGAAACCAAATTGGAATCAAGATTCTGTTGGAAATCCAACATCATGAGATAGAGAATTACAACGGTGAAAGAGCGTgaaaataattataatgaaaTTCATATGAAAAGTTCAAATAGATtgggaaaataaaaattgacCATAACTATTTTATAGATTTAATTTCATCTTCTTTATAGCTTTTATAAGATGTCAGGTACAAAACGGTATACAGAAAGTAGCAAATGATCCATTGATTACAATACAGTAAGGAAGAAGATAATGAATGCTCGTATTGAAACCACAAACACAAAGTGATGCATATTTGTGGGAGTGAAAGTCTGAAGTTCTGATTGATATATCAGGTTGTCTAGCAGCAAGAATTAAGAATTTCAAGCTTGTATCTTAATCTTATCCTAAGTTGTTACCCAGAATGTAATTCAAAAGAGGAGAGAACTGAATGAATGCTTACGTTGTCTTTGTGAAGGAAAAAGTTAGCTGTATCCTCTGAAAAATGCTTGGTGCAGCATTGTTAAAGCATTTCTTAATCATCTTGTGCGAATTCCTCATCTGAAGCATTATCCAGAAATGATCCAAGTGTTTTTCTCAGAATGCTGAAAGTTTTATCGCCCTGTATATGAAAGCAGTAATGTAATTAATGGATGGGGAGAATAGATCCAACAACCAGTAACTTAGTCTCCAACAAGTTTTAcctgctttttctttttcaaggaTCCCTCCAATTGAGCAATCTTATCAGCACaagctttctctttttcagatatcatactcttctccttcttccctGATTATTGACCCATAACAGAATTAGTACATTTTCAGCCGAGGAAAAGAGTGGGGTTTTTTAAAGCAGTGCTCACTCAGTTGTTCATATCGAATGAATAGCCTTTCCTTCTCTTCTTCAAATTTGGAAATGGTATCTGCCAAATAACATTAAGAGATGGCTCTAAGTTGATCATAAGTATTCATTTCCAACTATTGATAATAATCATAGAAAACAAGTATACAATTCAAGGATAAAGAAAACCACAAAATTATGGAGATCTTTTACTTCATTTTCTAATGTATTAGAAAGACAGTAAGAAATCAAACTAAGCTAAACGTAACTATACTAGAGCCATATCATGCTTGGAATATCCCAACCAATAAAATGCTGATTAAATCAAGCTGATCTCTAACTTTACCAGATAAATTACTCTATTACAAAATGCTCTTTTGAGAACTCAAGCATGTATAATATTATGAAGTTCATACAAAGTAAGAAGTACAAACCATAAGGCTCATATCCAGAAAATTTTCAGGAAATTAACTGCAAAACTTGAAGCTAACAGGAGCTACCTTTTAGGGTTTGCAAATGAGTTGCTTTCTCCTTGCAAAATTTCATATGGAGTTCTTGAAATTTGGCGGTCTCAGTCTTCAAGCAATTCTCACACTGCAATAGCACAATCTCACATTCAGTATCATATTTTGACAGCTTATTATAGCAACGGTAGAGATAAATTTTATTGCCAGCAGTCATGAACTCCTTCGTGATATACACAGACCTCTTTGGAGCTCTTTACAAGTGACTTAGCAAAACCTTGCCTGAAATTTAGATAAGAGCGAAACCTAATCAGTAACCATAATGTGCTTAATCTAGTTTGAAAGATGAGTCTAGTTCAACGATTTTACCTGTCCTTCTCAATTTTGGACTTCAGTTCATCCATCGTTGATCTGATCTCCAATGCCACACTATCACCAGAAACAATATTTATGGTACAACAATACGGTTTCGCACTCCATTGTAACACAAGTGAAAGAAAACATTATCGTATTTTTTTAGAACTATTTGGTGAAATTCTAGACTGAATCTACGTTGATCGGCATAATCGACTTTCCTTTTTTGAAATCAcgcaaaaatcataaaatctgATTCAATTATGTAAAACAACAATAAATCTCTCCTAAAGAAACAGAGTCCCAACATCCTCTGCAAATAGTTCTTCGAATAAGCTCTTCTAATCAAACAtgtagacaaaaaaaaattcgattGAAATCACTAGACTGCAAACTTCTCAAAATGTTTAAATATCAATCAACGGTGTTCACATATACAAAACTGACTTAGATCACCTGGAAATCGTCTCCTCGTTCTTCTTTTGACCATCCTTTTGAGCTTTCTGCCTTATCTGTTGCAGTGCTGTCATTATCCCCTGAATATCGCTGCATTATCGCCATTTACCAGATCATGCCGTATAAAACTAAACAAATCAGTGAAATAGAAAATACATGAGAGAATATGATCAGTAAAAAAATGTACCTGGAGAAATCAACATCGAGCTCGTCGTCAACTCCGAATTTTGAATCCGATTTGGTGAGTTTCGATTCAGCGGCTCGtttcttggagcttgttttccCTGACGACATTGTTGCTGCGGGATTGAATTTAGAGTGAGAGAGTGATCTCTGtatattttgatttaaaaaacaCCTGAAATGAGAAGGCCTTCGACTTCGAGCGGTTTGGAGGGTTCCCGCTCTTTAAATAGTTTGATGGCTTATTATTTCAAATATTTGAAACTAAATGACGTCTGCAGTGTCCTCAATACAATTCCTTCGGTTGTTTATGATTAAATGGCGCGTGGACACCTTGATCTAATTGCAAGGTTGTAAGATCCGGGTCGGGACGGTCGGTTCAACCTAGTTGAACCGGATTCGGTAGGCAAATAGGTCCGGAAATatctaaaataaaacttattGAAAACTCCTTTAAAATCTATTGAACCTTCAAATCGGCAAAACTGGTTATGGCCGCAGATTAGCAGGTTTCACGGATCAAAAATTTTAACCctgttttttttagaaaatccaaatttaagtttaattactacttattttttaataagttattaaTGAATTAGTTACTAGACAAGTTTTTTGGAAAATCGAGAATTTATGCATTGCAAAAACGTTATTATTTTAGCccttagtcatagttttagTTTTTTCCATATTGATACAAAGATATTACAACTCTTTTATTTTCGAATTTATAATTGTATAATACTTAAGATTTCTAATTTATGATTCTATACTTATAATTTCCAATTGAGTTTTCACTATATTTTCATATGTCCTATTTTCAATCTGTAAAagtatattttaggattagttgtgtagtttttatttataaattattctcttcatctcttggTAGATTTCACATGTCGAGTCTCTATAGAATTTATCAATCAATTAAGGATTTGAGAGGAAAAATTTAATTTCATtaatgtttttctatattaaaaggttaaataaaactaaaaataataatttttagagGATCTTTTGAACTCCAATTCAACTCCGGTTTAATCTCGGTTGAACCTTAAACTCTTAACTCTTTATCCTTACCGGTTCTTTAACCGGTCTGTTTTTTATAACCATACGCTAGTTTTCGGATATACAAACTTGTTGCAATTTAGAAGTGGCATTTAGtatgtatttttttctttaaacgtCATATATGTAAAAGTAATTTTTGTTACAAATAATTCGGTTTCATATCATATAAATTTGTTAATATACGTATTGTATTGTAGGAGAAATAAAGGGCAAGAGTAGCAtacagtatttatttattttaaaacaaaatatccATTTAGGAAAAGCACAAAAAATACATTGTTAGATAATTTGTAAGAACAACAAAAATTAATGTGAATTTCTAAAAAGATTCATAATTGGATCTAGCTTACTTGGCAAGAGCGGTAAAAGTTCTCTAGAGTTTTGTACTTGGACAAAGTTCTTTATACACGAAAAAAATTTCTTTAGAAGAAGAGTATTTGGATTCATAAGAGTTCGTTCTATTGAATGTCTCTCTATAATTGTAGTTCGCAATTTCAAAGTCACACACTCTTTAAAGAATTTTTAAGACAATAATAAAAGTTTGTTTCATGTCATGAGATCAAGGGCTTGTTACGAACTCTTAAAAGTAATTGTTTTCATGAGTAAAATATTTGATATGACATTTGTAGTTTCCACTTGTATCTAAGTCCAACTTGATGATGAGAAACTAAGAGTGCGAGTTGATTGACAACCTCTTCAAGCATATCATTGTTAatgaatataatattttatgatCACATGGTTGAGGAAATCAAACTATAATATTTTTAACGTACGATAAACATGTATAGAAAATTCAAAAAGGATGTGCATTCATTAATGAAATTAGAGGAAATTCTAAAATAGTGAAGAATGTGAaaaccaaaatatatataaagtaattgtTAGCATATAAAGTTGTTcaagaaaaacataaattaaaattgtttcagGCAATAGGTTCTATAGTAATTCTTCTAATATTAACCAAATTCTCTAtaactttttttatatttagCTTTTAACATGGTATATTTGAATTTCAAATCTTTCATCTTTTTTGGGAGGTTTGTAGCTTTTTACTATAAGGCTTTGATACTTGTTTCCAAGTGCATCATTTCATGATAATCGAAGTCTACAAATTCTAAATCGTGGACATGAAAGACAACACCTTTTAAGAAACATTGTACAAGGCTTTTGACGTGGAAAGACAACTTAAACATTTAAAAGTCCTATAGTATTCGTATATGGGGGCAATCCAATATGCCATATATAGGCGTACTATGTAGATATCTGCAAATGCATGTTTGTTGTAGGCATACGTATAGTCTGATAGGTGCAACTTCTTCGATATTTTTTTCCCAGTAAGATGTATAAAAACAGCCTAATTAAGTCCATATATATGCAATGAAAGAAAATAGAAAGGTATTATATTAACGTCAGTAAAATTATAATCCTATTTGAAtataagtgattttttttttggttaaggAACGCAAACAGTTAAAAATGTAACTATTGGGAATGATATAAATAGGATTTGATAAACAGTTTAATCATCTGGTGGAATTATATATTGGTTATCTACCTATATGCAAACTATGCTTATGTTATGAACCATAGATCGGACTATTGAACATCATGTAAAAAGATACAACAAAgagaattttaatttaattgatatgTAATTAACACACATCTAATAAGTAACGAATGCGAGCGAAACATTAATTACTGATTAGATCATCTCCAACACAACATCAAACTGATGTTGGAAAGGAGATTCGATGCTGACTAGCTCTCCAACCAGCATCAAACTCTACGATTCAAAATgtgatatatgtttttttttgtcattgcATTGATAGTGCATCTGAAAATTTGATAACAATTAGCATTTCTAAAATGTACAAATAGTCAAATACTTAATCATATCCAACTATTCATAATTTTAACGTTAAAAATGCATGAAATAAATTGCTCAGTAATTCCTAACTCAACCATAATTTTagctaataataaaaattataaatttaaaataaacttCAACCAAATCCTAagttaatttaaaacaattagtATTTCTAAAATGCAACAAATAGTCAAATACTTAAGCATATTTAATTATCCATAATTATAGTGATAAGATGCATAAAATAAATTACACATTCACTACTAACTCTTCCATAATCTTAGTTCataagaaaaatttaaaatctaaATGATAAAGCTTCAGATTGGGTTTTACATAGTTTTACCCTTTGGTATAAAAGTAATGAAGTGTTGGGAGAATTGGGTTTCCATTTGGTTAAAGCTCCGAATTGATTCAAATGAAATTTTTTCCTACCAATACGATGCTACTTCCTTCAGAGTCGTGGGAGACAAACACCATGTGACAATGTTCGTGGGCGTTGTAGTTTTCAAAGATATCTTAAAATTCTTGATGTGCATAGTGGGATCTCCCACTCCATTGTACTCCTTTGGCGGGGGGTATTTGAACCCTCAAGGCATTGGTTCGCTTAGTTTGCTGGCACAAAATGGAGAGCTGGTGTTTGTTATACGACTGTCAAGTCCAACGATAGTCATGGAATGTTTGAGCCTCCGACTTACCTTTTCACCGATGAGTTTGAATATGTCTTTTTTACTCATCgcgatttctttctctttgaccTTAGGATAGACACATTTGCTAGAAGACCGTCGATCTCTAGAGGTTATTGGCCCGGTAGTCTTCATATGAAGATGATGTCTACTTTAAGACTTGGATTTGATGGACTCTCTCCTTCCTTCGGCTTGGTGGTGACTTGGAACTAATTGGAGCCTTTTTAAGTAGATATTTCGATAGGGGAAGAGTATTCCTCTCTATAAGATTTTTTTAGCTACTTTCGCTGGAGGGCGAGGAATGTGATATGAGGTGATAACCTAGATGCTTATGCTGGCTGTGGTCTCGCTGTTTGGATCTCCCCCTTGAGCCTACTCGCCAAGAGACCAGTGACATGTCCTATCTCATTGGACAACTATAGACGATGTGATGTCCGGtagaaaattcaaaataatcCCTAGTATTTCAACGATGGATGGCTTTTCAACTTCGATAAGCTTCTCCTTCATGCTTGCCATTTCTACGACGTTCATGTTTATTCCCTCTTGAATGGTTTCCACATTGTAAATGAGTTGTTTAGTGATTCTGTCCATGAACTTCCTATTTTGGGCTCGAGCGAGCCTAGGTGCTCCTCAATAAGCTCATTGAGACCAGGAGTGACCTAAAGGAATTCGAGAGGATTTCCCCTAGCGTTTACAAGGGCTTTAAGTTCTCGGGGCAAGATTTGAGGATAATGGGTTCAAAGTTTTATTTTGATGAGTCATGAATGCCCATGTTCCATCCACGCTCACCACACAAATTCGATGTGAGTAAATCTTCGAAGAGTCTTATGGGCATAACTAGGATTACCTTGGTGTTTGGAATAAGATAGAAAAGAAGTTAGCAGAGTTGAGAAAAAACATATATTGATAAGTATGGAATTAGAATTTCAGCACGGAGGGAATGTGTACCTTTCAATCCATAGCAATTTGTTCTATTTATAGAGTGTTACAATTAAATTTGGTAGTTTGGTAGATTGCATGCCCTAATGGAGTTCAGAGACACATGTCAATCTTTGAATGAAGAATGTCCTGTAATTGTAGGCGCCGAATCATGGACTGATGTTGGTGTGATTCGAAACTCCTTTTCTACTGGACCACGTGGCTTAGCTGTTATATGTTATCATTTAGCTTAATCTGATGACACATATCCTCATATTCTTTGATGAGGGTGTTTAGTTTcatatatttacattttatCAATCagtgtaaataaaataaatttaattaagtataaaaggttaaaatacatattttttttttaaacaaaagatAGCACAAACCAACTTaatcatatatgaaaataaatgaaaatttgGGGAATTAATATAATGAATTACTAATTTTTAGTGGCATATTTGTTATGATTACCAAATTCTATGGAGTGGAATTGGAAATAGGAGCAATTATTGAGCAATTGACAATGAAACATGCAATTATCATAAAACCATTCCATCAGCAAAAAGTTAGCTACAAATCAATTAACACAATTGTATGGTCAAGCTCATGGCATGGTACTATATATAACATCAGCCAGGCCCAAAATAAACTTCAGTCCTGCCTCAAGTCACTGTGACGTAGGGACAGCAACGGTACGAGTTGCGTATATATTCGGTACTAtccaattttaataaaaatatccgAACTATGTGTAAAAGAGTATGAAACAAGAATGAGATTAAAAAAACTTGTGACATATATAGACTTGTTTATGAGTCCGTTGATCATCTCAGTCCGTCCAAATCTGCTTTTAATGGGTTGAAGCCGGACATATATAGTACTTAGTCTGATCTAGCCTAAATCCAAAAAACCCAAACAAAAAATGGATTGGGCTTATTATTTGTTTCAAAATTCAAATCTAGTCCGAGCTATAAAACAATTCtttgtaattaattacatttaacaatttattttgtatttacaatgttaattttaattattttgattttgattttttctGCATTTAAGGATTCTTATTTATAAGTATTAGTACATTTATCTTTTGAAAAAAAGATTACTAACTCTTTattgtttataaatatatatttttattatttataatgataatttaattttaaatttaatttaacttttaaaaataaatataataggTGGATGGGACAGACTGGGATGAGGATTTAGTTTTTCTAGTCTAGCCAGTCCGGTAGTACGGGTTGGGCTGGGTTTGGACAAAGTAGTTGGATGTAAAATTCAGTTAGACCCGGCTCAAACCCAATCTGGCCCATCCCATGAACATGTCTAGACA
The sequence above is drawn from the Euphorbia lathyris chromosome 6, ddEupLath1.1, whole genome shotgun sequence genome and encodes:
- the LOC136233638 gene encoding uncharacterized protein; this translates as MSSGKTSSKKRAAESKLTKSDSKFGVDDELDVDFSSDIQGIMTALQQIRQKAQKDGQKKNEETISSVALEIRSTMDELKSKIEKDRQGFAKSLVKSSKECENCLKTETAKFQELHMKFCKEKATHLQTLKDTISKFEEEKERLFIRYEQLRKKEKSMISEKEKACADKIAQLEGSLKKKKQGDKTFSILRKTLGSFLDNASDEEFAQDD